One window of the Micropterus dolomieu isolate WLL.071019.BEF.003 ecotype Adirondacks linkage group LG08, ASM2129224v1, whole genome shotgun sequence genome contains the following:
- the LOC123974480 gene encoding tumor necrosis factor receptor superfamily member 9-like isoform X1, with protein MDNKGHFISWRADNSMAVILWVMGFSLLMQGCLCSPEQRGCMKWTQKEGNVCCDLCHPGNRLVQDCGRNPKDLCTPCEPNTFTVKPKDYRCYRCTQCVGALVLVEECTATKDTKCGCKEGLVCGNGQCSFCVKECGKGHEPAENRFCRPCPDGTFNDQIHQKCKPWSTKCPNPDQKIVAFGDAFTDIKCANVSFNPVKSPKQPDYTEQPWPFVLSVVTSVVLMGFSIIIIIVVVKVLRKRKEKGPKKPQIPKTPIIRTPTDDPATLIAIECSFHEAQQEQGSSSESLASKDSSEQLIA; from the exons ATGGACAACAAAGGCCACTTCATAA GCTGGAGAGCTGACAACAGTATGGCTGTGATCCTGTGGGTGATGGGTTTCTCACTACTGATGCAGGGATGTTTGTGCAGTCCTGAGCAGAGGGGCTGCATGAAATGGACACAAAAAGAAGGGAATGTTTGCTGTGATCTCTGTCATCCCG gAAACCGCCTGGTCCAAGATTGTGGTCGAAACCCAAAAGATCTTTGTACTCCATGTGAGCCcaatacatttacagtgaaGCCTAAAGACTACAGGTGTTACAGGTGTACACAGTGTGTAG GTGCTCTTGTCCTTGTGGAAGAGTGCACAGCCACAAAAGACACAAAGTGTGGCTGTAAAGAAGGACTCGTCTGTGGCAATGGCCAATGTTCCTTCTGTGTTAAGGAGTGTGGCAAAGGTCACGAACCTGCAGAGAATC GTTTTTGCAGACCATGTCCAGATGGAACCTTCAATGACCAAATTCACCAGAAGTGTAAACCCTGGAGTACCAA GTGTCCTAACCCAGATCAAAAGATTGTGGCCTTTGGAGATGCATTCACGGACATTAAGTGTGCTAATGTTTCATTTAACCCAGTGAAAAGTCCAAAGCAACCAG ATTACACAGAACAGCCATGGCCATTTGTCTTATCTGTGGTCACCAGCGTAGTCCTGATGGGCTttagcatcatcatcatcatcgtggTCGTGAAAGTCCTacggaaaagaaaagaaaaggggcCAAAAAAGCCACAAATCCCCAAAACCCCCATAATAAGAACCCCTACAG atgACCCTGCAACATTAATAGCAATTGAGTGCAGTTTCCACGAGGCGCAGCAAGAGCAGGGCAGCAGCTCAGAGTCGCTTGCCTCAAAGGACTCCTCAGAACAGCTCATTGCATGA
- the LOC123974480 gene encoding tumor necrosis factor receptor superfamily member 9-like isoform X2, with the protein MQSWRADNSMAVILWVMGFSLLMQGCLCSPEQRGCMKWTQKEGNVCCDLCHPGNRLVQDCGRNPKDLCTPCEPNTFTVKPKDYRCYRCTQCVGALVLVEECTATKDTKCGCKEGLVCGNGQCSFCVKECGKGHEPAENRFCRPCPDGTFNDQIHQKCKPWSTKCPNPDQKIVAFGDAFTDIKCANVSFNPVKSPKQPDYTEQPWPFVLSVVTSVVLMGFSIIIIIVVVKVLRKRKEKGPKKPQIPKTPIIRTPTDDPATLIAIECSFHEAQQEQGSSSESLASKDSSEQLIA; encoded by the exons ATGCAAA GCTGGAGAGCTGACAACAGTATGGCTGTGATCCTGTGGGTGATGGGTTTCTCACTACTGATGCAGGGATGTTTGTGCAGTCCTGAGCAGAGGGGCTGCATGAAATGGACACAAAAAGAAGGGAATGTTTGCTGTGATCTCTGTCATCCCG gAAACCGCCTGGTCCAAGATTGTGGTCGAAACCCAAAAGATCTTTGTACTCCATGTGAGCCcaatacatttacagtgaaGCCTAAAGACTACAGGTGTTACAGGTGTACACAGTGTGTAG GTGCTCTTGTCCTTGTGGAAGAGTGCACAGCCACAAAAGACACAAAGTGTGGCTGTAAAGAAGGACTCGTCTGTGGCAATGGCCAATGTTCCTTCTGTGTTAAGGAGTGTGGCAAAGGTCACGAACCTGCAGAGAATC GTTTTTGCAGACCATGTCCAGATGGAACCTTCAATGACCAAATTCACCAGAAGTGTAAACCCTGGAGTACCAA GTGTCCTAACCCAGATCAAAAGATTGTGGCCTTTGGAGATGCATTCACGGACATTAAGTGTGCTAATGTTTCATTTAACCCAGTGAAAAGTCCAAAGCAACCAG ATTACACAGAACAGCCATGGCCATTTGTCTTATCTGTGGTCACCAGCGTAGTCCTGATGGGCTttagcatcatcatcatcatcgtggTCGTGAAAGTCCTacggaaaagaaaagaaaaggggcCAAAAAAGCCACAAATCCCCAAAACCCCCATAATAAGAACCCCTACAG atgACCCTGCAACATTAATAGCAATTGAGTGCAGTTTCCACGAGGCGCAGCAAGAGCAGGGCAGCAGCTCAGAGTCGCTTGCCTCAAAGGACTCCTCAGAACAGCTCATTGCATGA
- the LOC123974480 gene encoding tumor necrosis factor receptor superfamily member 9-like isoform X3, producing MAVILWVMGFSLLMQGCLCSPEQRGCMKWTQKEGNVCCDLCHPGNRLVQDCGRNPKDLCTPCEPNTFTVKPKDYRCYRCTQCVGALVLVEECTATKDTKCGCKEGLVCGNGQCSFCVKECGKGHEPAENRFCRPCPDGTFNDQIHQKCKPWSTKCPNPDQKIVAFGDAFTDIKCANVSFNPVKSPKQPDYTEQPWPFVLSVVTSVVLMGFSIIIIIVVVKVLRKRKEKGPKKPQIPKTPIIRTPTDDPATLIAIECSFHEAQQEQGSSSESLASKDSSEQLIA from the exons ATGGCTGTGATCCTGTGGGTGATGGGTTTCTCACTACTGATGCAGGGATGTTTGTGCAGTCCTGAGCAGAGGGGCTGCATGAAATGGACACAAAAAGAAGGGAATGTTTGCTGTGATCTCTGTCATCCCG gAAACCGCCTGGTCCAAGATTGTGGTCGAAACCCAAAAGATCTTTGTACTCCATGTGAGCCcaatacatttacagtgaaGCCTAAAGACTACAGGTGTTACAGGTGTACACAGTGTGTAG GTGCTCTTGTCCTTGTGGAAGAGTGCACAGCCACAAAAGACACAAAGTGTGGCTGTAAAGAAGGACTCGTCTGTGGCAATGGCCAATGTTCCTTCTGTGTTAAGGAGTGTGGCAAAGGTCACGAACCTGCAGAGAATC GTTTTTGCAGACCATGTCCAGATGGAACCTTCAATGACCAAATTCACCAGAAGTGTAAACCCTGGAGTACCAA GTGTCCTAACCCAGATCAAAAGATTGTGGCCTTTGGAGATGCATTCACGGACATTAAGTGTGCTAATGTTTCATTTAACCCAGTGAAAAGTCCAAAGCAACCAG ATTACACAGAACAGCCATGGCCATTTGTCTTATCTGTGGTCACCAGCGTAGTCCTGATGGGCTttagcatcatcatcatcatcgtggTCGTGAAAGTCCTacggaaaagaaaagaaaaggggcCAAAAAAGCCACAAATCCCCAAAACCCCCATAATAAGAACCCCTACAG atgACCCTGCAACATTAATAGCAATTGAGTGCAGTTTCCACGAGGCGCAGCAAGAGCAGGGCAGCAGCTCAGAGTCGCTTGCCTCAAAGGACTCCTCAGAACAGCTCATTGCATGA